The Alosa alosa isolate M-15738 ecotype Scorff River chromosome 9, AALO_Geno_1.1, whole genome shotgun sequence genome includes a region encoding these proteins:
- the LOC125300201 gene encoding uncharacterized protein LOC125300201 translates to MLTDGKAVYLLVLPEGKEDKVFFNQTYVFKHLVIKDTRAYFNDTVCYKSYEMAVSPEILDQAAKLLLPPSKPVKAAEINTSASQYLTVEGQVISVGAIRQVRLKDVPIPILELYLQDADVELAVSLWREMALSTIVVGDSVRISHLRKPTNTAYGFKLNTSTFTTVTKIQSEVSTVEVTLIGAEVGETGAKMLMDTGLELQVPLTDWRGTEQEFLERLPLKLTLDIMGDFITSAHKLFEEVWEQGEAEDLGVDAEEGLEGLEDF, encoded by the exons ATGCTGACCGATGGTAAAGCTGTTTACTTGTTGGTTCTGCCGGAGGGAAAAGAAGATAAAGTGTTTTTTAACCAGACCTATGTCTTCAAACACCTCGTCATCAAAGACACGCGGGCATACTTCAACGACACAGTGTGCTACAAGTCTTACGAGATGGCTGTGAGTCCCGAGATCCTCGACCAAGCTGCCAAACTACTGCTTCCCCCCTCCAAACCTGTCAAAGCAGCAGAGATAAACACGTCAGCATCTCAGTACCTGACTGTCGAAGGACAGGTTATCTCA GTCGGTGCAATTCGCCAAGTACGCCTGAAGGATGTCCCAATACCCATCCTCGAGCTATATTTGCAGGACGCAGACGTAGAGCTCGCTGTTTCCTTGTGGAGAGAGATGGCGTTATCAACGATTGTTGTTGGTGATTCGGTCAGGATTTCGCACCTGAGGAAGCCCACCAACACTGCCTACGGGTTTAAATTAAATACCTCCACATTTACAACAGTTACA AAAATACAATCAGAAGTCTCCACTGTGGAGGTGACACTGATTGGGGCCGAGGTGGGGGAGACTGGTGCCAAAATGTTAATGGACACAGGGTTGGAGCTGCAGGTCCCACTGACAGATTGGAGGGGGACAGAGCAGGAGTTTTTGGAGAGGCTCCCCCTCAAGCTGACTCTGGACATCATGGGGGATTTCATCACATCTGCCCATAAGCTTTTTGAG GAGGTGTGGGAACAGGGGGAGGCCGAAGACCTCGGCGTGGATGCAGAGGAAGGGCTGGAGGGGCTGGAGGATTTCTaa